The Caenorhabditis elegans chromosome II genome has a segment encoding these proteins:
- the nos-3 gene encoding Nanos-type domain-containing protein (Confirmed by transcript evidence) produces the protein MRPQPPHTGPPNGMTYYGGTVGAPGYQQQQPPPQEGYDQQQQFGGGSDGGQYQRGPPGGYRQYQQMESGGPPSGYADDNNGGNNNFVIHGPNDNFDGRPQYNPQAGPPPQNQQQMMNSGNYEIDQYRGQGPPPGNTYQQQGHSGQAQYYAGPVIQQRPPPPHNAQSYGQYRGPQGPQGQIIQMMPHNPQNQQQQQQHPMLYPMVYVPVPAPRVFRQEPAGGASSLEKDGGNARKSKRNSQNEDDGQQHQHQNEQQPQQGYHQQDFVSNPLWNQMPVGYAPPGNFTQPQQQHQQMDQQQAVQMQHQMQMFQQMQPYGMPQGGPPPPHAAASMMNHPHQQNHPHMNAQMTQQQHPGQYLPQQYMQMVPPPHHQMQQMQQQGRRPGGVEPLMGGPPYQMSGQINQMGGPIRGGFGMQQQQPMGYFNSGRGGNAGSGRGRGGSRGHGYQHSRQNSNQSYNSSQSYPQNRGNFDSSSQYQSDSQQVDESVTQLTNRIEHLQPVSSRAGSPSKQILQLVESKDDQTSTENSESPSRSSTPKHRKKTPKKDFKVDQEASIEATKTEISEENPKTDDIQSKDDVTSKSELHCYRCEHYQLPAEEVSSHNIRKDNGDLWCEHMKKIKCGHCEATGEQGHHPLICPKKKEEERVAKSRESSQKPIDPQEISDDQDDTVPDVPDQIVEQDNQSHKSRHNSENRSGGRGYGQNYSHSYGGNSTGSYRGRSSGGSGGSGRGGGRGGYSRGHGGGSGGGQRGNYQFPE, from the exons ATGCGCCCACAGCCGCCACATACTGGACCACCAAATGGTATGACATATTACGGAGGAACCGTCGGCGCGCCCGGCTATCAGCAACAACAACCACCACCACAAGAAGGATATGATCAACAGCAGCAGTTTGGAGGTGGATCCGATGGTGGACAATACCAAAGAGGACCACCAGGAGGCTATCGG caGTATCAACAAATGGAAAGCGGTGGTCCGCCAAGTGGATACGCGGATGACAACAACGGTGGAAACAATAATTTTGTCATTCATGGCCCCAACGATAATTTCGATGGTCGGCCACAATATA ATCCTCAAGCAGGGCCACCACCACAAAATCAGCAGCAAATGATGAACAGTGGCAACTATGAAATTGATCAGTACCGTGGACAAGGACCTCCTCCAGGAAATACCTATCAACAGCAGGGACATAGTGGACAAGCTCAATATTATGCTGGACCAGTAATCCAGCAACGGCCACCACCGCCACACAATGCTCAATCTTATGGACAGTATAGGGGTCCACAAGGCCCGCAAGgccaaattattcaaatgatGCCTCACAATCCACAGAatcaacagcagcagcaacaacatCCAATGCTGTATCCAATGGTGTATGTTCCTGTGCCAGCACCACGAGTGTTCCGGCAAGAGCCAGCTGGTGGAGCTAGCAGTTTGGAAAAAGACGGAGGAAATGCTCGCAAAAGTAAACGAAACAGTCAAAATGAGGACGATGGTCAGCAACATCAACATCAGAATGAACAACAACCTCAACAAGGCTACCATCAACAGGATTTTGTATCGAACCCACTCTGGAATCAGATGCCTGTCGGTTACGCTCCACCAGGAAACTTCACGCAGCCTCAGCAACAACATCAACAAATGGATCAACAACAAGCCGTCCAAATGCAACATCAGATGCAG ATGTTTCAGCAAATGCAACCATACGGAATGCCACAAGGAGGCCCACCACCACCTCATGCTGCTGCTTCTATGATGAATCATCCCCATCAGCAAAATCATCCTCATATGAATGCACAAATGACCCAACAACAGCATCCAGGACAATATCTACCGCAACAATATATGCAAATGGTTCCGCCGCCTCACCATCAAATGCAACAAATGCAACAGCAAGGTAGACGTCCAGGAGGTGTTGAGCCGCTCATGGGAGGCCCGCCGTATCAAATGAGTGGACAAATTAATCAAATGGGAGGACCAATACGTGGAGGTTTTGGAATGCAACAGCAACAGCCGATGGGCTACTTCAATTCTGGAAGAGGTGGAAATGCTGGATCAGGAAGAGGAAGAGGTGGTTCACGAGGTCACGGATACCAACATTCTCGTCAAAATTCTAATCAAAGCTACAATTCTTCTCAAAGTTATCCACAAAATCgaggaaattttgattcatCAAGTCAATATCAATCCGACAGTCAACAAGTGGATGAATCAGTTACACAGCTTACCAATAGAATTGAACATCTTCAACCAGTTAGCTCACGTGCAGGATCACCAAGTAAACAGATCCTTCAGTTAGTCGAATCGAAAGATGATCAAACTtcgactgaaaattctgaatcaCCAAGTCGGTCAAGCACTCCTAAACATCGGAAGAAGACCCCAAAGAAAGATTTTAAAGTTGATCAAGAAGCATCTATCGAAGcgacaaaaactgaaataagcGAGGAAAATCCGAAAACGGATGATATTCAGTCTAAAGATGATGTTACTTCGAAATCTGAACTACACTGTTATCGATGTGAACATTACCAGTTGCCTGCTGAAGAAGTGTCTTCCCATAA tattCGCAAGGATAATGGTGATTTGTGGTGTGAGCATATGAAAAAGATCAAATGCGGGCATTGTGAGGCGACTGGAGAACAAGGTCATCACCCTCTAATTTgtccaaaaaagaaagaagaagaacgtGTGGCAAAATCTCGAGAGTCTTCGCAGAAGCCGATCGATCCGCAGGAAATAAGTGATGATCAGGATGATACTGTACCGGATGTTCCCGATCAAATAGTCGAACAAGACAATCAGTCACATAAATCTCGTCACAATTCAGAAAATCGCAGTGGCGGTAGAGGATACGGTCAGAACTATAGCCATAGTTATGGCGGAAATTCTACTGGTAGCTATCGTGGACGATCGTCTGGAGGAAGTGGAGGCAGTGGACGTGGTGGTGGTCGTGGAGGTTACTC